The window GACATCACCCCCGAAGAGGACCGTTTTTTTGCCGCACAACTGGAACTGGCCCGGCAATTCAACCTGCCGGCGCTGGTACACACCCCCCACCGCGACAAGATCGGCGGCACCAAGCGCACCCTGGCGGTGATCCGGGAAGTGGGTATCCCCGAGAACCTGGTGATCATCGACCACCTCAATGAGCTGACCCTGCCGCTGGTGCTCGACAGCGACTGCTGGCGTGGTCACTCCATCTACCCCAACACCAAGATGTCGGAACAACGCATGGTGGCGCTGCTCAAGGAGTACGGCACCGAGAAGATGGTGGTCAACAGCGCCGCCGACTGGGGCATCAGCGATCCCCTCAAGGTGCCCAAGACCGGCCAGGCGATGCTGGCCGCCGGTTTCAGTGAAGCCCAGGTCGAGCAGGTGCTGTTTCACAACCCGATCGATTTTTTTGCCCAGAGCGGTCAGTTGGACAAGGCGCTGGTCAGCGTCCCCCTGCCGATCGATCAACGTCGGCAATGGCAGGAGAACTCCGCGCTGCGTGGTCAGGAACCGGTGGTCAAATGAGTAGCGGCAGCGGCTGGAACGCCGCGCAGCTCGGCTATTGCGGCAACGTCCATCCGGCGGCCGACCTGGCCGCCCTGCGGGCCTCGATCGGGCAGTTGTTCCAGGGCGTACGTCGCCGCCGCGGCCTGCCCGAGCAGGACAGCGGCCTGTGGATCAGCGCCCGTGCCGCCGAGGAGTTGCAGTCGCCCCTGGCCCGTGCGGCGTTCCTGGCGTTGCTGCGCGACAGCGGGTTGCGCCTGACGTCGCTCAACGGTTTCCCCTACGGGCAGTTTCATCAGCGTGCGGTCAAGGCCGAGGCCTACCAGCCCGACTGGGCCGATCCGCGGCGACTGGAATACAGCCTGCAACTGGCACGCCTGCTGGCCGCCGGGTTGCCCGAGGACTGCCGGCACGGGGTGATTTCCACGGTGCCCCTGGGTTATGCCGCGACCTGGAACCGGGACAAGCAACAATTGGCCGAACAGCAGTTGCGTCAGCTCACCGCCGAGCTGGCCGCCCTGCAACGCGAGACCGGCAAGCAGATCGTGTTCTGCCTGGAGATGGAGCCCGACTGCGTGCTGGAGACGACCGACCAGGCCATCGGCTTCTTCCGTCGTTGGCAGGCCACGGCACCTCATCACCAGTACCTGGCGCTGTGCTTTGACGTCTGCCACCAGGCGGTGGTGTTCGAGCACTGCTACCAATCACTGGAGCGGTTGTACCTGGCCAAGGTACCGGTGGGCAAGATCCAGCTGTCCAATGCCCTGGTCTGCAGCCTGCCCGCATGCGATGAACAACGGCGTGCCCAGGTGCTGCAAGCACTGGGGGACTTTGTCGAAACCACCTACCTGCACCAGGTCAAGGCGCAATCTCCGCAAACGCAACTGCTGGCCTGGCCGGATCTCCCGGCCGCGCTCGAGGGCCCGCCCCAGGAGCTGGCGCAGTACCACGAGCTGAGGATTCACTTCCACGTCCCGCTGTTCAGCGAGGAGTTTCTGTTACCGGAACTGCGCGGCAGCCAGCACGCCCTGCACCAGACCTTCGACTTCCTGGCCGACCACCCCGGGTTCCGGCCGGTGCTGGAAGTGGAAACCTACAGTTGGAACGTCCTGCCGCTACCGCTGCGGCCCCAGACCGAGCAGGCACTGTTGCAAGGCATCGCCGCGGAACTGCAGTGGGTCGAGACGCAATTGCAGGACCGGCAATTGCTGCAGTTGCAGGTAGACCGGCCGGAGGCTTGCGCCCATGTCAGCTGATCGTCAACGCCAGCCGCTGCTGCTGATCAACGTGGTGGGGCTGACTCCGGCCCTGCTCGGTGCCTCGACCCCGCGCATCAACGAGTTGCTCAAGGGCGCGCGAATGGCTCACTTGCAGCCGGTCTTTCCCGCCGTCACCTCGACGGTACAGGCCTCGATTCTCACCGGGGCACCTCCCTCGGCCCATGGCATCGTCGGCAATGGCTGGTACTTTCACGATCAGGCCGAAGTGCGCTTCTGGCTGCAGCCCAACGCACTGATCCAGGGCGAAAAGGTCTGGCAGGCGCTACAGCGGCAGTTGCCCGACTTTCGCTGCAGCCAGCTGTTCTGGTGGTTCAACATGTATGCCGACGTGGCGGCCTCGATCACCCCGCGCCCGCACTACCCGGCCGACGGACGCAAGCAGTTCGGCCTGTACTCGTCGCCCTCGACCCTGCATGAAATCATCGAGCGGCAGATCGGCGAATTTCCCTTTCATGGGTTCTGGGGGCCGGCCGCCGGCATTGCCTCCAGCCGCTGGATCGTCGATTGCGCAATGGCCGAATTCCGGCTCAACAAGCCCGACCTGCAACTGGTCTACCTGCCCCACCTGGACTATGGCCTGCAACGCCTGGGGCCCGACCACCCGGGCATCGCCGAGGATGTCAGGGCCATCGACAACGAGGTCGGACGCCTGCTGGACTTCGCCCGGCAAGAGGGCGCGGCGGTGATGCTGCTTTCCGAATACGGGATCGAAAGCGTATCGCAGTCGATCTCCCTGAACCGCCTGCTGCGCTCGGAGGGACTGTTGCAGGTGCGCCACTCGTTGTCATGGGAACTGCTTGACCCTGGCGCCAGTGCCGCCTTCGCCGTGGCCGACCACCAGGTGGCCCATGTCTACATCCGTCAGGCCCAGGACATACCGCGGATCAAGGCCTTGCTGCAGCGCCAGTACGGCGTCGAGCAGGTGCTGGACAAGCAGGAGCAGCGCGCCTGGCAACTGGACCACCCGCGCAGCGGCGAACTGGTGGCCGTGGCCGCACCCGGTTTCTGGTTCGATTACTACTACTGGTTCGACGACCGCAAGGCGCCGGATTTCGCCCGTACCGTGGACATCCACCGCAAGCCCGGCTACGACCCCCTGGAGTTGTTCGTCGACCCGGCGATCCGCTTCCCCAAACTGAAAATAGCGCGCCGCCTGCTGCAGAAGAAGCTCGGCTTTCGCTACTACATGGACCTGATCCCGCTGGACACCCGGATGATTCGTGGCAGCCATGGCCGGCTCCCCGAAGACACCGCCAACGGGCCCCTGCTGATTACCGATTGCGACCTGCCGCTGCCGGAACACCTACCGGTGACGGCGGTGAAGCAACTGCTCCTGCAACATTTCCTGGGGCAGCCCAACCGTGATAAGGCCTATGCCAAGGAGTTTCCATGCGGCGAGCCATTTCGATAACAGTCCTCAGCACCCTGGCAGGTTTCGCCCAGGCAGAGGGCGCCAGCAGCTTCGATTGCGACAATTTCCTGAAATTTGGAGGCGACGTCACCAAGACTCGAGCCCTGTTCGACCAGGGGCCCGAGACCTTGACCTGGAACTGGTTCACCTGCCTGAACCAGCCGGCTGCCAGCAACAATCCGAACCGGGTCTGGGAGACCTTGAAGCCCTCCGACCAGGTCTACCTGAGCAATGGTTCCGCCCCGGGGCCCTACGGTGCCAGGGTCCAGCTTCCACGCGAAGTGGCGGAGAAAGCCAACGCCCTGGGCATGAACCCTGCCCGGGTCATGCACAACATCAACGCCGTGCAGCAGGTCGACGGCATGATCCTGGAAATGGGCGGCGACGTACCGGAGGCCGTCAAGGGCAAGCCGGTGCGCTTTCAATTGTTGATGTCCAAGGACACCTACGACTACATCGTGCAGAAGGGGGTCTACAACGTGAACGGTCAGGAGGCCCTCACCAGCGACCTGGACTTTCCGCCCACGGCGTGGGAGTTGAAGGCTTCATGGCTGTGGATCGGTGCCGACACCACCTTCCAGAACAGGCTCCAGGCGGACGGCTACTACATCGCCCAGGCCTACTACCAGGAGAACGGCCAGTACGTGGTCGGTTATGCCGCGCTCAGCGGCCTGCACGTGGTCAACAAGCTCAAGCCGGATTGGGTCTGGACCACCTTCGAAAACGTCAACAACAGCAAGTACACGGTCACCAACGCGATACCGCCCACGCCAATGACCAACAGCACCGGGCCGACGACGGCCGCCGCGGCGGCCAACACGAGTTTTCAGCCGGCCAATCCGATGCTGTCGAAGTACGAGCTGATCGGCACCCAGTACGAGCCGATCCCGACCAAGGCGCTGATCACGCCGAAGCTGCTGGCCAACTCACAACTGGAATCGGCGTTCCAGAGCCAGTCGTCCTGCCTGGCCTGCCATGACACGGCGGCGTACTCGAAAACCAAGGGGTACTTCAATTTCGCCCTCAGGGAACAGGGCGGCATTGTCTATCCAACCGCCAAGCTACCGCCCCAGGATTTCGCCGACTACAAGAAGCTGGATTACGTCTGGTCGCTCAAACGCGCCCACTGGCAAAGATAAGGAGCCTGACATGAGCGTATTGAATTTCCCCCGCATCTACTTCAATGGCCACATGTTCTGGAACCCGCCGACGGCCAACAACAACGACGTATTACCGGTCTATGAAGCGGTCAAGATGGAAATGAACTGGCCCTTCCTGGCCTCGTACGACATCACCCCGCAGAACGCCGACAAGGCCTTGATGCCGTGGATGATCAAGCCCCTGGACATGAGCACCCTGCCCGACTATGTCCTGCAGGTGCCCACCAATGCCCCGAAACCGGACGGCAAGGTCCACAGGATGATTCCTGCCGAATGGGACCTGTTCGGTGACAACGGCTGCGGCACGGTCAACTACAGAGACACCACCTCGCTCATTACCGGCGGGGAGCTGCCTGGCGGCCGTTACGTCGACAGCGATGCCCTGATCAGCAAACCCTACCAGTTGCTGGGCAATCCGCTGGGCAGCAACAGCCTGCCCCCTGCCCGCTTCGTCGATATCAGCCCCTGGCAGAACACCTTCACGGCCCTGTACTTCGACAAGCTGGTACTGGGTGACGACCAATGCGGCCTGGTCCTGGACCGTCAGCATCGGATGATGGATCGCTTCCTCAACTTCAACTGGGGGGCACTGGGCGGGCTGATGACCGTTACCACCACCTGGCAGACCTGCTTTCCCAAGGAGAACCTGCATTGGACGATCGGTGGTTCGCAACTGCTGAACAATCTTTACGAGCAGATGCAGCGGCAGCAGGCCAAGGGCTTGATGTTCCGTTTCTCCACCTACCTGACCTGCTACGACAAGAACGGCATTTTCAACAACTATCCGCCCATCGACACCCACAGCAGCGACCTGGCCGCCCAGGAAAAGGTTCGCGCGATGTATGAGAAGGGCTTGAACAATGTCGCCGATATTTTCTTCAACCCGGCCTATAGCCGAACCAACGGTGTCCTGGGGCTGTGGTTCGATGATGAGTTCCCCACCGCGCCAGCGGGAAGGCGCCTGACACCTGCCGCACCGATCAACGTCTACCAGAAGACCCCCGGCGACAGTCCTCTTCCACCGGGAGCCACCCTCCACCTGGGAGTCACTTCAACGCACCTGCAGACGGACAGCGATGTCATTTCGCTGGACCTGTTGAACACCTTCCCCTTCTATCAGGTCAACCCCAAGGCGGCCATCCCGGTGCCGGAAAAGTACCACGCAGGTGATTTCACCCTGGGCGTCAACAACCTGGGACAATTCACCGCCGTGGCGAACTTCGGCTTTGACCAGTATCAACAGGCCGCCTTCGACCAGCGCTCTGGCATTCTCGATCTGCATTTCGATCCGTCGCTGCGCCAGAAGCTGCAAACCGGCACCCTGGAGTTACGCCAGAAAGGAACAACCACGGCCACCGCCACTCAGCAGAAGTGGACAGCCGAGGTCGTGCAAAGCGGCAGCTTCATCGATGTCGGCGACAGCCGCGAGCTGCAGATCATGGTGCAGTGCGACGGCAAGCCAGCCCCGACGGGCACGACACTCTGGGTGGCGGAGTACAACAATCCCTACATGCTCACCACCAGCGATTACTACCTGGCCTTCAGCAACAACGCCAACTTCACCCTGTTTTGCAATGACCCGTCGAATCCCAGCAACAACAAGTCCAACCTGCCACAGTTCGTCGACGCCGCCGTTGTGCAGAACACCGTGGACATCGGCAGTGGTCGACGGTTGAGGGCCGTCAGCGTCGAAGCCGACACCACAGCCCTGGAGCCGATGACCTATCAGGCCTACCTGCCCACCCCCGCCTCGGTCTCCCTGGCCCCCTGCCTGGCCCTGGAAAACGCCACGCCCATGGAGGGCGTGCTGCACGACCCCCTGAAAAACACCGTGCAGTACAGCATCGCCGCCATCAAGACCAACGCCCAGGGAGTCGCTAGCCTGAAAATCAAGGCCATCGCCCCGGGCTTTCCGACCCTGCGTTTCTTCCTACAGGACGGGACTCCGTCTCCAGTCGTCCCCTTCAGCTTCGACTACACCTCGGCCTACACCGACTTCCTCGCGCCGCTGCGGGTCCTGCCCCTGGAACCACAACTGCAACAGGACTTCGTCGACGCCTGGAACAAGGTCTACCAAAACGCCGACGCCGGGCAGGAGATCTGGGCCAGCTTCATCTACCCGCGCATCCTGGAACCGTTCTATTACCTCTACCCGATCATGAGCAAGTACATGCCGCTCAACTCCCTGTCGCGGGTCGAGGGGGCCATCGACCAGTTGATCGTACTGGTCAGCAAGCAGTACCAGGAGGAAAGCACCCTGGCCATGCCGATCACCCGCGATCTGCCGCAAAGCCGCCGGGCGGTGCTGGAGCTCTGGGCGCAATCACTGGTCAAGCGCAACTATCCACCCATCCAACTGAGCATGAGCGACTTCAATAACCGCTGACCGATCGAGGTTGCACGCCGCATCACCGGGTGGCGAACCCGCCACCCGGCACTTCAAGGGAGTGTCGTATGAAAACCAGCATAGTGAACCGGCTGTTGCTCCTGATCCTGCTGCTCAGTCCCGCCTTTTTCGCCCAGGCCGACAGCGGTGACGTCTACTTCACCATGGGGGTGCACAACACCGAAGGCTGCAATGAAAAGAACGGCAACTGCATCGCCAAGCGCGCGCCAGGCGATCCCTCCGATCCGTTTTTCCCGGCGTACTGGATCAGCGACTGGACCATGTACCGGGTGATGCGCAACTACGAAAAAAATCCACCGCCCTACAGCAACCCACCCAGCACCCTCAGCCCGGCGGACTACACCGTCTCCCAGGGCACCAGCTACTACGACACCACCTATATCCCCGCCGATGGCGACGGCTTCGGCGCCATGATGGAGCACTACGAGAAGTACTGCCTGCCGATCTTCCCGATCAGGAACAACAACTACACCTGCTCCTTCGTGTCCCTGGGCAACAAGGCGTACTTCCTCACCTACCCGCAAGACCGCCCCAAGGACATGCCGGCCTGCTGCTCGTTCTCGCCGATGAACCACCCACCACGGCAAGACTTCATCCAGCACCTGCCCTACAGCCCTGCACGCAGCCAGAACCTGGGCGGCAGTGTGCAGGCCTACGCGTTGGACCTCGCTTCGCCACAGGGTCCGATCCTGTTCGGCTACGCCTTTTACAAGCAAGCGACGGGGCAGCCGCCCGTGCGGCTTCCCCAGTCATTCTATTTCTCCGGTGACACCAGCGTCGCCAATGCCCCCATCGTCAGCCAGAACTATACCCATTTCCGCGTCGCCAAACCGGACCCGGCCCAGACCTGGGCGCAGGTGGCCGCGATGTGTCCGGCCAATCCGCCACCCTGCCAACTGTTCGAGCCACCGGCGTCCCTGAGCAACGGAAAAAAAGCCCAGTGGAACCTGCTGCGCCAACCCTGACCCACGACGAAGGATCGCCATGAACACATCACGCTGTCTCACCCTGCTGTTGCTTGGGCTGGCCAGCCTGCCAGCCCTGGCCCGCGAACAGGCCATGCTGTCGACGCAGGCCAGCAACCTCAATTGCCAACCACCCAGCACCGCGCCGAACGCCACGGCCAGCCAGGAGCTGTTCGATCAATACAGCTGGCAGCTGTTCATCGCCATGAACTGGCCCGCCCAGGCGGGACAGCGCGGTACGCCCGACTGCGCCCGGCAACCCGGGGACCCTGGCTACACCGTCTGGCAGACCTACAAGACCGTGGAGGAAACCTTTCTGCCACAGGGCGTTAATCCAGGGCCGTGGAACACCCCGCTGGTCAGCAAGAGCCTGGGCATCATCAATATCGCCGCGCTGAAAAACAGCAGTGCGGTCCAGGCGGTCGACCAGGCCGTCGGCGGCTGGCTGATCGACCAGGCCGGCAATCCGACCTACTACGATATTTCAGTCAACGAGCCTTCCTACAACTACATCGTCGCCAACCACCTCTATAACGCCGATATCGTTTCCAAGGCCAACCACATCAACTTCCCCAATGGGGTCATCGAGATCAAGTCGAGCTGGCGCATCCTGCCTCCCGGCGTCAACGCCAGTCGCTACCTGACCCGGCTCGCGCAAGTGGCCACGTTCAACGACCAGGGCCAGCGCACCGGTGCCACCGAGGCCTACCTGGGGCTGGTGGGCCTGCACATCATCACCAAGGTGAACGGCTATCCACAATGGATCTGGTCGACCTTCGAACAGATCGACAACGTTCCGCCCAAGGTGCAGGTGAACGGCCAGTGGGTCGACCAGCCGGCACCCGGCATGGCCTATTCCTACTTCAACCCCAATGCACCGGCCGCCACGCTCAACCAGTCGCCCTGCGACTGGCAAACCCAGGGCACCCAGATGGTCTGCGTGCCCAAACCCGGCACCACTTTCCAGACCCCCAACCCGCTGAACCGGTTCACTGCAATCGCCGAAGTGACCAACGGCGTGAACAGCCAATACCGCAGCAACCCGGACCTGCAAAGAAGCGTGTTGAAGTACTACCAGCTGATTACCACCCAGCGTCCGTTGATGCCGAACAACCCCAGCAACCCGCTGGGCCAGCCAACACCCGCGCTCTCGGCCAACGTGACGATGGAGAGCTATATCCAGCCCAACAGCAGTTGCATGAACTGCCACTCCATGGCGACGCCGGTCAAGAGCATCTACAAGTCCGACTTCTCCTACGTTTTCAAATTCGCCCAGGCACCGGCCGGCAAAACCACCCCGGATCAAACCCACAAGGACGAGGAATAGATCATGAGCATTCTGAACGGGCCACGCCTGAATTTCTGGGGCGGCATCCGCACGGATGTCAGCGTGCCGAACAACTCCCCCACCATCCCCTACAACGGCAATCCCGACTGGCCGATCTTCGACCTGACCACCTCGACCCTGGCACCGGGTGCGCAGTCCTACAGCGACGATCAGTTGAACGACATACTCAACGCCCCCAACGGCAACTACTACACCGCCGGCGGCTGGAATCACTATGGGCAGCACGTGGTCGACATGCAGAACGCCCTGATCAGTTCCCAAGGGGCTGCCGGCCATGTCAGCACCACCGGCGACCTGGTGGGACAGCCGGTCTACCTGCTGGGATCGGTGGACCCGCTGAGCGGACAAGGCCCCGTTTCCGGGCCGATGATGGTGGACCTGGACCCCACCGCTTCGACGACCACCCAGATCTTCGTCGGCGGCCTGCAAATCGGCGGCAACGACAATGTCCAGTTGCTGATCCACAACAATACCGTGTGCAGCAGTTTCGACGTTA of the Pseudomonas vanderleydeniana genome contains:
- a CDS encoding TatD family hydrolase — translated: MPKYFDPHIHMVSRTTDDYQNMAAAGITGVIEPAFWQGQARTSVGSFVDYFDTLLGWERFRASMFGIHHFCTMGLNPKEANDLSIANEVLEVLPRYLVKDGVVAVGEIGYDDITPEEDRFFAAQLELARQFNLPALVHTPHRDKIGGTKRTLAVIREVGIPENLVIIDHLNELTLPLVLDSDCWRGHSIYPNTKMSEQRMVALLKEYGTEKMVVNSAADWGISDPLKVPKTGQAMLAAGFSEAQVEQVLFHNPIDFFAQSGQLDKALVSVPLPIDQRRQWQENSALRGQEPVVK
- the eboE gene encoding metabolite traffic protein EboE; protein product: MSSGSGWNAAQLGYCGNVHPAADLAALRASIGQLFQGVRRRRGLPEQDSGLWISARAAEELQSPLARAAFLALLRDSGLRLTSLNGFPYGQFHQRAVKAEAYQPDWADPRRLEYSLQLARLLAAGLPEDCRHGVISTVPLGYAATWNRDKQQLAEQQLRQLTAELAALQRETGKQIVFCLEMEPDCVLETTDQAIGFFRRWQATAPHHQYLALCFDVCHQAVVFEHCYQSLERLYLAKVPVGKIQLSNALVCSLPACDEQRRAQVLQALGDFVETTYLHQVKAQSPQTQLLAWPDLPAALEGPPQELAQYHELRIHFHVPLFSEEFLLPELRGSQHALHQTFDFLADHPGFRPVLEVETYSWNVLPLPLRPQTEQALLQGIAAELQWVETQLQDRQLLQLQVDRPEACAHVS
- a CDS encoding alkaline phosphatase family protein, with the translated sequence MSADRQRQPLLLINVVGLTPALLGASTPRINELLKGARMAHLQPVFPAVTSTVQASILTGAPPSAHGIVGNGWYFHDQAEVRFWLQPNALIQGEKVWQALQRQLPDFRCSQLFWWFNMYADVAASITPRPHYPADGRKQFGLYSSPSTLHEIIERQIGEFPFHGFWGPAAGIASSRWIVDCAMAEFRLNKPDLQLVYLPHLDYGLQRLGPDHPGIAEDVRAIDNEVGRLLDFARQEGAAVMLLSEYGIESVSQSISLNRLLRSEGLLQVRHSLSWELLDPGASAAFAVADHQVAHVYIRQAQDIPRIKALLQRQYGVEQVLDKQEQRAWQLDHPRSGELVAVAAPGFWFDYYYWFDDRKAPDFARTVDIHRKPGYDPLELFVDPAIRFPKLKIARRLLQKKLGFRYYMDLIPLDTRMIRGSHGRLPEDTANGPLLITDCDLPLPEHLPVTAVKQLLLQHFLGQPNRDKAYAKEFPCGEPFR